GGCCCTGCCAAGATCTTCTCCAGTGTCCAGTGGCTGTCAGGGGTCAAGCCCGTGCTCAGCACGAAGAGCAAGTTCCGCGTGTTGGTCGAAGAGgtaggggtgggggcgggacggGGGGGAGGCCCTGGATCTCCCGCCCCCGCTGCCTCATCTGGGGTGGGGCTGCTCTGAGGACCAAGGGAACCCGGGCCGAGCAAGGTGGGAGGGTGGAGAGTGGCAGGTCCTCTGGGCCCTGACTGGAGGTGAGGAGGCCGCAGTGAGTGACCCCTGGGCTGGGCCTGTTCTGGGGGTGTCCAGACTTGGTGCTGCCCCGTGATGAGGACCTGCTTCCTGCTCTGGGGGCAAGTGGGCTCCGGACAGCTGCTTAAAGAGAGGGCATTAGAGCCTGCTGACCGTGGCCCTGTCCCgcccgccacccccaggtgcagGTTGTGGAGCTGAAGGTCACGTGGATTACCAAGAGCTTCTGTCCAGGGGGCACGGACAGCGTCAGCCCCCCGCCCTCTGTCATCACCCAGGAAAACCTAGGCAGGTGAGCGGCTCCAGTGCGCCACCCGCTCCAGCGCCCCCAGGGGCGGTCCCCAAGCAAGTCTCTGGGCCGTGGGCACGGGTGCGCGGGGCTGAGAAACccctggcccagcccctgcctctcctccctcccctcccagggtgAAGCGTCTCGGATGCTTTGACCATGCTCAGCGGCAGCTCGGGGAGCGCTGTCTGTATGTCTTCCCAGCCAAGGTAGAGCCGGCCAGGATTGCCTGTGAATGTCCAGAAAAACACTGCGCCCAGGGGGAGGGCTCTGTGGCCAAGAAGGTATGTCCTCGGGCTTGGGGCTTGGCGGGCGTTTGAGGAACTGGCCTGGAGCCATTTCCACAGCAGGAAGGTCTGTGCTTTAGGCCTTGGGGGGCAGCCCTGATGACTCTTGCAGGCCAGTTAGGTGTGTACAGCTGTCACCCCTCAGACCGAGCTGCCTGGGGTCCGGCCGCGTCAGCCGGCTCTCCACAGCGCCCGCCCTCCCCGTTCCTTCCCCGCAGGTGAAGCGCCTCCTGAAGAAGCAGGTTGTGAGGATCATGTCCTGCTCCCCGGACTCCCGGTGCTCCAGGGACCATTCCGTGGAGGACACAGGCAAGAAGGGGGCGGCCAAAGCCAAGAGCGAAGCAGGGTCTGCCAGCCCCGAGGAGACGCCCGATGGGTCTGCCAGCCCCGTGGAGATGCAGGACGAGGGCCCCGAAGAGGCCCACGAGGGGGGCGAGCAGCTGCCCCCCTTCCTGCTGAAGGAGGGCGGGGACGACCGGCTGCACTCGGCCGAGCAGGACGCCGATGACGAGGCCGCCGACGACACAGACGACAGCAGCTCGGTGACCTCCTCCGCcagctccaccacctcctcccagaGCGGCAGCGGCGCAGGTCGCAAGAAGAGCATCCCCTTGTCCATCAAGAACTTAAAGCggaaacacaagaggaagaagaataagATCAGTCGGGACTTCAAGCCGGGGGACAGGTGAGCTCAGGGGCGCCTCCCTTTCCCGGCCGGGTGtcctgcccccgccccgcccccacacGCATGCACACCCAGGCTCGCGTGCTCGTGGGCGCGCTCGTGGTCTGCAGGCCCCACGAAGGCTCAGGGGCGCCCAGCCGAGATGACCTGGGTGCCTGGGCTTGGCCGGGTGGGAAGGAGGGatctgggagtgggagagggcgGGACGGGGGCCCCTTCCCGGAGGAGATGCCTGGTGGGGAGACTTGTTTCTTCCCTGCTGCCTGATGCTCAGGGTTTCAGGTTACCAAGCCCGCGAGGTGGGGCGGTGGGTAGAGAGCGTAGCTGCCCTTTCCTCACTGGTCCTGCCCTGCAGGGTGGCGGTGGAGGTGGTGACCACGATGACCTCAGCAGACGTGATGTGGCAGGACGGCTCCGTGGAGTGCAACGTCCGCTCCAACGACCTCTTCCCTGTGCACCACCTGGACAACAATGAGTTCTGCCCTGGAGACTTCGTGGTGGACAAGCGAGGTAGCGCCGGGTGGGGCTTGGGAAGAAGGGGCGAGAGGTCTGGGCATCAAGGACACTCCCCTTGGATGGTGGCTCACTCTTCTGAAGACTCGGGGAGCCTTTCTGGCCTGCACTGACCGAGCCAGGGAAGCAGTGGGTTCTGGGCCCCGTTGTGGTTGACGtgcagtgggtgggtgggtgggtggcaggTGGCACCACCAGGGTGCCTTAGCTAGTCAtgcgcccccccccccctccccgctGGGTCCCCAGTCCAGAGCTGTCCGGACCCTGCTGTCTATGGCGTGGTGCAGTCTGGGGACCACGTGGGCCGCACCTGCATGGTGAAGTGGTTCAAGCTGCGGCCGAGTGGGGACGACGTGGAGGTGAGCGTGTGCTGCCCCCACGTTTCCTTCAGGGTGGGCTCTGGTGGGCTGGATGTAGGGCCCCTGGGCTCACGACCACCCATCCTTTCCCAGCTGATTGGAGAGGAGGAAGATGTGAGCGTCTACGACATTGCCGATCACCCTGACTTTCGGTTCCGCACGACCGATATTGTTATCCGAATTGGCAACACTGAGGATGGAGGGCCTCACAGGGAGGATGAGGTACGTGCGCCCTGGCCTGTGCGTCAGCTGCAGTACATGATGGTGCCACCAGGTGGCACCAGGAGCCAAGACCTGCAAGTCCTTTGGGCTGCGTGTCCACCCCAAGCGCCTTCCCCAGGAGAGCGGCTGCCGGCAGTGGGGCCGCTCAGTCCGAGCACCTGCACGAGGACTCACCTGCCTGCCGGGCTCAGGCCTCGTTCACACAGCTGCTCCCTGGGCCTATTAGAGAAGCCCATTCCTGTCCTCCGCGCCACGAGCGTGGTGTCAGGCGCTACAGGAGCACAGGAGAGGCCTGGGGAGGTGGCGTCTGAGCTGCGCCCTGGAGCCCAAGTAGGGACACGGGGTGGGGTTGGGcagattccaggcagaggaagagtGGGGACGAGAGTCCCGAGGCTGGAAGCCCGGAGAGACCAGGGTGCTGTGAGCAGGAAGGGAGTGAGTGGGGGGCTCAGTGGACAGTGAGCATTGGGGGTGTTTCAACCAAAGGGTCCCGTGCTCGAGGTACTCACGGTGGTCTCTGGCTGGTGCCCACATCCCTTCTGTTCTCATGGCCTTGCCCCTGCCCTCACCCTTGGGGAGCTGCACCTTTGACCCTGTCCCATTTGCCCTGCAGCCGTCGGTCGGCCAGGTCGCCCGCGTGGACGTCAGCAGCAAGGTGGAGGTGGTGTGGGCTGATAACTCAAAGACCATCATCCTGCCCCAGGTGAGCCCCTGCAGAGCCCGCCTCGCGGCTCCAGACCGTGGCAGCCGGGCCGGGAGCTCAGATCTTCCTGGCCAGGGAGTCTGCTTTGGGGGAGGAAGGTCTCAGGGAAAGGAAAGGCAGTGTTACACCCAGAGCCCCGGGGTGAGAGAGTCGGGaaagcagagaggcagcctaCAGCTGGATTGCCAGTCGTGTGTAGATTTTCTCAGACCTCCCAGATCTGCCTGGATCCCCGTCCACTGTGGTAAGAAAACACAGGTTGCTTCCTTTAAGAAACAGAGCCTTCACACCAACACTTCTAGGAAAACTTTCACAGATCAGGGAGAGAAAGCAGATGGGTTCTGAGCGGCAGGGCTGTTTTTGACGCTGTTTCTTCGCTCCCTTGTTTGAGCTGATGCTCACACCCCAGCTCCCCTCTCCTGGCACCAacgtggggtggggaaggggctcaCCCCTCGTCCAGGAGGCCATTCCAGGGGCGGGAACAGGCTGTGACACGGCCGCGCTGACCAAGTGCACTCAGCGGCCAGGAGGCTGGAACAGGCCTTGGCTGGGCCTTGGGCccgtgggtggggctggggcagcgGAGGTGCCTCTCAGGGGCCTAGGGCCCACCAAGCACAGAGGCCCAGCTGCGGAGGCCAGagcaggaaagggaggaagggtggCGTGGCTGCCGAGGCCTCAGGGCGCCATCAGCTCTGAGGGTTGGGGTCCTGGCAGAGCGCCCCTGAATGGCCCGCGCCCCATCTCCCCCACCAGCACCTGTACAACATCGAGTCTGAGATCGAGGAGTCAGACTATGACTCGGTGGAAGGCAGCACCAGTGGGGCGTCCTCGGATGAGTGGGAGGATGACAGTGACAGCTGGGAGACAGACAATGGGCTGGTGGAGGACGAGCACCCCAAGATAGAGGAGCCCCCCATCCCAGCCACCGAGCAGCCAGCGGCCCCCGAGGAGGACAAGGGAGTGGTGATCAGCGAGGAGGCTGCCACGGCCGCCATCCAGGGAGCCGTGGCCATGGCCACCCCTGTGGCTGGGCTGATGGAGAAGGCGGGCAAGGATGGGCCCCCGAAGAGCTTCCGGGAGTTGAAAGAGGCCATCAAGATCCTGGAGAGCCTCAAGAACATGACCGTGGAGCAGCTTCTGACGGGCTCGCCCACCTCCCCCACGGCAGAGCCGGAGAAGCCGACGCGGGAGAAGAAGTTTCTGGACGACATCAAGAAGCTGCAGGAAAACCTCAAGAAGACCCTGGACAACGTGGCCATCGCAGAGGAGGAGAAGATGGAGGCGGTGCCAGACACTGAGCGCAAGGAGGACAAGCCCGAGGGGCAGTCGCCTGTGAAGGCCGAGTGGCCCAGCGAGACCCCGGTGCTCTGCCAGCAGTGCGGCGGCAAGCCCGGGGTCACCTTCACCAGCGCCAAGGGCGAGGTCTTCTCGGTGCTGGAGTTCGCGCCCTGTGAGTTCGCCCCGTGTGTGTTCCAGATCTGGAGGCCAGGTGGCTGGCCCCTGGCTGCCGCCCAGGGCGGGGGAGCCGTTTCCCTGGCCTGGGCACCAGTCCCCATGCCAGAAGAGGAGGGCAGGGAGCATGTGGGTTCATCCACCTGTTGGGGGAGCGCTCCCAGCGGCCGCCGCACCTCCAGGTGGAGTTCCCAGGCCTCGCCCTGAGGAACTGACCACTCTCTTTCCCCCTCTAGCAAATCActcttttaagaaaattgagttccagcctccagaagccaAGAAGTTCTTCAGCACGGTGCGGAAGGAGATGGCCCTGCTGGCCACCTCGCTGCCCGACGGCATCATGGTCAAGACCTTCGAGGACAGAATGGCAAGTAGCCGGGTGCGGGCCGGGCCTGGGGACCGCCGGGCGCCCGAGAGGCTGCAGCCTCGGCGACTCCCTACGGGGCAGGACAGGCTCCGCCGGGGGAGCCGCACGGCTGGCAAGAGTCCCACGCGTGCGTCTAGACCAGATGGTCGTCCTTTTAAAAGTTAGCTTAAGATTGTAATGATCACCTGACTCTTCTCTCgttttttgaaaaattagaacattttagaaaaagtCATAGTTGCCTTTGACCAATCCTCACCCTGCCCCCAGGGGCCATGACTTCAGGAGTTTCATGGGTCTCCTTCTTGGTGATCTACTTCTGTGTTTACGTGTTCGTGCATCGCCATAAACCAGCCTATCTTGTAGGATTTCTTCTACACGAATAGCACATCATCATACGCATCatctataacttttttttttttcagtcaacagggTAATTTTTGAGACCTACTGATGTAGGTCATTGCTTTTTAGCTACAGGACAGTATAGCCTCCCGTGGCCACGTCACACTCCATTTGCCACTTCTCTGTGACCTGGGCCCCGTGTTTTGAGTCATGCTGGTGGAGGCGTGTGAGCGCCTCCTTGTTTGTTCCAGGAATGAGCGAGCGTGGTCCATCTGCCACCTTATTGTTCAGCAGACCTTCACTGGgccttgctgtgtgccaggcaccatgtgaGACACTGAATTTGGGTCCGAGTGAGGCCTCAGCTCCAGCCCAGGCCTGGAGGAAGGGGCCAAAGGAAAGGGACCACAAAGAGAGGCACTGTTGAAATGGGCCTGCAGGTGGCCAGAAAccccagggcagggccaggagcaCGTGCGTGGTCAGGGCTGCTCGAGGTTCTTGATGATGCTTTTAGTTTTCCTTGGGTTTTAGTAAAATTCCTTTTGAAAATTCCAGCCCATCTCAGCTCTGCTGGTGGAAGAACTCTTTTGTTCGCTTTCTACCCAAATCTCACTCCGAGGGAAAGGGAAATCGTGTGTTATCTTGAGGCCCACAGAGTGGCTCCAGTCCCAAGCACACGCGAGGATTCCGTCACCAGCTCGTCCTGGGCCCTAGCCGGCTCTCAGCTCGTTGCTCACCCGGCACGTTGCCCTGGCGATGGTCCCCCCAACCCCGACAGTCAGTGTGGATCTCTGGTGTCTGTGGAGAGTCTCCTCGATGACTTACAGCCTGAGTTTCTAGTGGTCTCCCAGCATTTTCCCCGACTTCAGTTCCTCTGATCCTTCTAGTTCCCTAAAAGCAAGTGCAGCCTTGCCATCCTGGAATGTTCTTTCATCTTCTGATGGGTTGTAATTGTTGCTTGcttcactgggggtggggggctgtttTGAGGACTGCAACTTACAAGTAATGATTTATAAGGAAAAAACCTGGTAGGATACAAACTGGCTTGGAAAATTCTTTTTGTGCCGGGAGTTAAAAGATGCCAAGCAGGTCTGCACAGAGATGTTTGCGTTTAGCTTCTCTGTTGCAGGCAGTGTCTGGAGTCCCAGGGGGCTGCTCCTGCTGGAGCCGCACAGCGCCCTGGAAAAGATCACATCCAGCTGCCCCGTGTGGAAGCCCGCCGCCAACCtcagccttccctccctccctcctctaggACCTCTTCTCGGCCCTGATCAAGGGCCCCACTCGCACCCCCTACGAGGACGGCCTCTACCTGTTTGACATCCAGCTCCCCAACATCTACCCAGCCGTGCCCCCCCACTTCTGCTACCTCTCCCAGTGCAGTGGCCGTCTGAACCCCAACCTGTATGACAATGGGAAGGTGTGCGTCAGCCTCCTGGGCACCTGGATTGGAAAGGTGGGTCCGGTGCCGGCACCTGGTCAGGACTGGGGGAGGCCAGTCTGGACAAGTGTCTGGGACAGAGTTGATCGAtggcactgtgtgtgtgttttaggggACAGAGAGGTGGACGAGCAAATCCAGCCTTCTCCAGGTGCTCATCTCCATCCAAGGTAcggtgggcggggccgggggtggtgACAGGGCTGCCGGAGGGCACAGTGACTCTGGCTTTTGCGTCCCCCACCTCCTGTCTGTAGCTCTGGCCTCCTCTCGGGGGTTGAGGTCGGGCGGGCCTGATGGGCTTCTCCTCCCGCAGGTCTAATCCTGGTGAATGAACCGTACTACAACGAAGCCGGCTTTGACAGCGACCGCGGCCTACAGGAGGGCTATGAGAACAGTCGCTGCTACAACGAGATGGCGCTCATCCGCGTGGTGCAGTCCATGACCCAGCTGGTGCGGCGGCCGCCCGAGGTCTTCGAGCAGGAGATCCGGCAGCACTTCGGTACTGGCGGCTGGCGGCTGGTGAACCGCATTGAGTCCTGGCTGGAAACCCACGCCCTGCTGGAGAGGGCCCAAGCGCTGCCCAACGGGCTTCCCAAGGACAGTAGCTCGCCAGAGCCGCCAGCTGTGGCCGAGCTCTCAGACTACGGCCGAGAAGAACCTGAGGACGGAGGGCTGGCCCCTGGAGAGGCCTCCCAGGGCTCAGACTCGGAGGGCGGCGCGCAGGGCCCGGCCTCAGCCAGCAGGGACCGCACAGACCAGACTTCGGAGGCAGCGCCTGACGCCTCAGTGCCACCCAGTGTCAAACCAAAGAAGCGGAGAAAGAGCTACCGGAGCTTCTTGCCTGAGAAGAGTGGCTACCCTGACATCGGCTTCCCCCTCTTCCCGCTGTCTAAGGGTTTCATCAAGAGCATCCGGGGGGTCCTGACGCAGTTCCGGGCCGCTCTGATGGAGGCGGGCATGCCGGAGAGCCTGGAGGACAAGTAGTCAGCCAGCCCTGGAGGAAGGAGCGCCGCTGCGGGGAGAGGCCAGCTGCTGCCTGCTCACTCCCTCCCCTGGaacctcccctcttccctttcctcctccgtCCCCAGTGCAAGCCCCGCCCATTGCCCTTTTCTTCCCAAGGTGAGTTTGATGCTGAAGTGCAGGAAGTTTCTTGAGATGCTGCCATTTCTGTTCCCAAGCAATCTTCCAGCAAGCGGGGTCCGCGTGGCAAAGAAAATCTGAACCCTG
This sequence is a window from Pseudorca crassidens isolate mPseCra1 chromosome 19, mPseCra1.hap1, whole genome shotgun sequence. Protein-coding genes within it:
- the UBE2O gene encoding (E3-independent) E2 ubiquitin-conjugating enzyme isoform X2, which gives rise to MADPAAPAPAVSAPAQVPDTAPDETSAPDAAPAPAPAPAPDSASGPSSDSGPEAGSQRLLFSHDLVSGRYRGSVHFGLVRLIHGEDSDSEGEEEGRGSSGCSEAGGAGHEEGRASPLRRGYVRVQWYPEGVKQHVKETKLKLEDRSVVPRDVVRHMRSTDSQCGTVIDVNIDCAVKLIGTNCIVYPVNSKDLQHIWPFMYGDYIAYDCWLGKVYDLKNQIILKLSNGARCSMNTEDGAKLYDVCPHVSDSGLFFDDSYGFYPGQVLIGPAKIFSSVQWLSGVKPVLSTKSKFRVLVEEVQVVELKVTWITKSFCPGGTDSVSPPPSVITQENLGRVKRLGCFDHAQRQLGERCLYVFPAKVKRLLKKQVVRIMSCSPDSRCSRDHSVEDTGKKGAAKAKSEAGSASPEETPDGSASPVEMQDEGPEEAHEGGEQLPPFLLKEGGDDRLHSAEQDADDEAADDTDDSSSVTSSASSTTSSQSGSGAGRKKSIPLSIKNLKRKHKRKKNKISRDFKPGDRVAVEVVTTMTSADVMWQDGSVECNVRSNDLFPVHHLDNNEFCPGDFVVDKRVQSCPDPAVYGVVQSGDHVGRTCMVKWFKLRPSGDDVELIGEEEDVSVYDIADHPDFRFRTTDIVIRIGNTEDGGPHREDEPSVGQVARVDVSSKVEVVWADNSKTIILPQHLYNIESEIEESDYDSVEGSTSGASSDEWEDDSDSWETDNGLVEDEHPKIEEPPIPATEQPAAPEEDKGVVISEEAATAAIQGAVAMATPVAGLMEKAGKDGPPKSFRELKEAIKILESLKNMTVEQLLTGSPTSPTAEPEKPTREKKFLDDIKKLQENLKKTLDNVAIAEEEKMEAVPDTERKEDKPEGQSPVKAEWPSETPVLCQQCGGKPGVTFTSAKGEVFSVLEFAPSNHSFKKIEFQPPEAKKFFSTVRKEMALLATSLPDGIMVKTFEDRMDLFSALIKGPTRTPYEDGLYLFDIQLPNIYPAVPPHFCYLSQCSGRLNPNLYDNGKVCVSLLGTWIGKGTERWTSKSSLLQVLISIQGLILVNEPYYNEAGFDSDRGLQEGYENSRCYNEMALIRVVQSMTQLVRRPPEVFEQEIRQHFGTGGWRLVNRIESWLETHALLERAQALPNGLPKDSSSPEPPAVAELSDYGREEPEDGGLAPGEASQGSDSEGGAQGPASASRDRTDQTSEAAPDASVPPSVKPKKRRKSYRSFLPEKSGYPDIGFPLFPLSKGFIKSIRGVLTQFRAALMEAGMPESLEDK
- the UBE2O gene encoding (E3-independent) E2 ubiquitin-conjugating enzyme isoform X1, whose amino-acid sequence is MADPAAPAPAVSAPAQVPDTAPDETSAPDAAPAPAPAPAPDSASGPSSDSGPEAGSQRLLFSHDLVSGRYRGSVHFGLVRLIHGEDSDSEGEEEGRGSSGCSEAGGAGHEEGRASPLRRGYVRVQWYPEGVKQHVKETKLKLEDRSVVPRDVVRHMRSTDSQCGTVIDVNIDCAVKLIGTNCIVYPVNSKDLQHIWPFMYGDYIAYDCWLGKVYDLKNQIILKLSNGARCSMNTEDGAKLYDVCPHVSDSGLFFDDSYGFYPGQVLIGPAKIFSSVQWLSGVKPVLSTKSKFRVLVEEVQVVELKVTWITKSFCPGGTDSVSPPPSVITQENLGRVKRLGCFDHAQRQLGERCLYVFPAKVEPARIACECPEKHCAQGEGSVAKKVKRLLKKQVVRIMSCSPDSRCSRDHSVEDTGKKGAAKAKSEAGSASPEETPDGSASPVEMQDEGPEEAHEGGEQLPPFLLKEGGDDRLHSAEQDADDEAADDTDDSSSVTSSASSTTSSQSGSGAGRKKSIPLSIKNLKRKHKRKKNKISRDFKPGDRVAVEVVTTMTSADVMWQDGSVECNVRSNDLFPVHHLDNNEFCPGDFVVDKRVQSCPDPAVYGVVQSGDHVGRTCMVKWFKLRPSGDDVELIGEEEDVSVYDIADHPDFRFRTTDIVIRIGNTEDGGPHREDEPSVGQVARVDVSSKVEVVWADNSKTIILPQHLYNIESEIEESDYDSVEGSTSGASSDEWEDDSDSWETDNGLVEDEHPKIEEPPIPATEQPAAPEEDKGVVISEEAATAAIQGAVAMATPVAGLMEKAGKDGPPKSFRELKEAIKILESLKNMTVEQLLTGSPTSPTAEPEKPTREKKFLDDIKKLQENLKKTLDNVAIAEEEKMEAVPDTERKEDKPEGQSPVKAEWPSETPVLCQQCGGKPGVTFTSAKGEVFSVLEFAPSNHSFKKIEFQPPEAKKFFSTVRKEMALLATSLPDGIMVKTFEDRMDLFSALIKGPTRTPYEDGLYLFDIQLPNIYPAVPPHFCYLSQCSGRLNPNLYDNGKVCVSLLGTWIGKGTERWTSKSSLLQVLISIQGLILVNEPYYNEAGFDSDRGLQEGYENSRCYNEMALIRVVQSMTQLVRRPPEVFEQEIRQHFGTGGWRLVNRIESWLETHALLERAQALPNGLPKDSSSPEPPAVAELSDYGREEPEDGGLAPGEASQGSDSEGGAQGPASASRDRTDQTSEAAPDASVPPSVKPKKRRKSYRSFLPEKSGYPDIGFPLFPLSKGFIKSIRGVLTQFRAALMEAGMPESLEDK